In Cervus elaphus chromosome 3, mCerEla1.1, whole genome shotgun sequence, the genomic stretch CCCAAGTGCAGCCCCGAAGATGAGCACTGCTTCACTCCTGCTTATTAGGCTCCAGGCAGGGGCACACCCTCTCACCaccgccctcccacctcctcacCAGTCCCTTGCCTAATGCAAGAAAAGACCACCACTCTGCCCAGCTGGCTCATTTATTAGCATTAAACACagaccctcttcttcccccattCCAGGAAACCACGTCCACAAAGTCCCAGGGCCCAGAAGCAGGCACCCTCTGCCCCATTTCTGAAACAAGCTCTCAGGCCTTGGCGGTAGCCTGAGCTGCTCCCAGGGTTGTGAGCTGCTGAATCTTCTGGCTCATCATCTCCATGACAGCTGTGGAATAAAAGAAGCGTCAGACCCTGGGCAGGAGCTGAAGGGGAGAGCCCAGAGTTAAGGAAAACTGACAGGTAGACTACTACAGTTAATTAACTTTCAACACAGAGATTCACTATAGAGGGCAAACACAACACCAATTTAGAATCTAAATTGTCAATAATATGagatgtgaaagtcgctcagtcgtgtctgactcttggcgaccccatggaggacagcctaccaggctcctctgtccatggggattctccaggcaagaatactggagtgggttgccatttccttcttcaagggcttttcccaacccaggtctcccgtattgcaggtggattctttaccgcctgagccaccagggaagcgcataTGAGAATAATATGAGAACCACTGGGATATAAAAACGAACAAAATAcagtttcaaatgagtcagatatACCCAGAAAATAACAATGTGGAAAAGATGTTTGCCTTTAGAACAGTGGTTCTTAATCCTGACTGTGTATCACacagggagctttaaaaaaaaaaacaaacactcttCTCTGGAATCTCACCCTGCTGATTCACAGTGATCCTTGAACAATACCcatttgaactgtgtgggtccacttacatggttttttttccccaatactaAATACTATAGTACTACATGATCTACAATTGGCTGAATCTGCAAACTTGAAACAGAGGATGCAGAGGGGCAGACtataaattatatgcagattttcTTCCACTTCACTAAGGTTTAGCACCCCTAACTCCCAcagtgttcaagggtcaactgtagttgGTTTGGAGTGGcccaggttttctttttaaattatctggGTGATTCTAACATGTAGCCAGGGCTACAACTGCTAGTAGTTGGCTAGTTATGGCTATATTTTTTTGCTGTGTGTTCATTTATATGCATGCACCTGCTCCCTCATTCCATCCCCATTAAATAGGAACTCAAACACAAAAACACatgatttcctttctctaaatTTCTCAAGCACCAAAGGCAGTGGGTATGTTAGACACAGAATCTAAGGAGTAATGCATCAAGATACCAAAAAGAAAACCATGGTTTTAATCCAGCAAAGGGGATACTCCCTCCCATGGTTCACACTGCAATCCATGTTTGTTATTATGGAGGGAAAAAGGGTCTAAAGAGGTGTCCAAGGCCAAGCTTACCCTGTTTCATGGCGTGCTTCTCCTGCAGAGCTGGCTGGATTTTTTCCATTTGCTTGGTAAGGAAGTCTATCTTCCTCTTGAAGAAGTCCTTGGCATCCTCAGCTGTCTGCAGGGTCAGAGTGAATGAGAGGTAACCCATTCTGCACGCTAGCTCTCCCCCTCAGAGATGCATTCTTATGTTCCCTTCCACTCACCTTCTCTACATAGTAGCCAGTTCCCACATCGATAAGCACATGTTCCACATCATGTAGCTTCCCGGGGACATACATCTGAGAAGCAGGGATCAAGGGaaaaccagcagcagcagcagcccagtaTGAGTCATGATTCCCTGTCAGCTAGTTCAGCTTGACCTCCCAACACCCTCCTTTTCTAAAAAGGAggcaggaattccctggaggtccagtggctaggagtcactgctttcactgctggggcttaggttcaatccctggtaggggaactaagatcccacaagccatgggacggagtggaaaaaaaaaaaaacaaaaaaattaaaagaaataagctaCAAGGCACATCTGAAGGCCTACAAACTCCACATAAGGAGAGACAGGAAAGTTGGTTCCTTATGGAGAAAAATCACATATGCTGATTTTGCTCTGATCCAATCTGCCATCCTGCAAGCAGTTCTTACAATTCTTACCATTATTCCTTCCAGAAAGATTAGATATTAGAGCAATTAGAATGACAGATAGATCATTAGAATGACAGAACAACAATGATTTTTTCCCACTGCTGTTGAGTAATAGAGTGAAAAGCCAGCCTCACTTTCTCTTTAACACTTCCAAACATGAATGAGCTAATTCCTTATGGATTTAATGTTGATTATTTAAGTAATCCCTACTAGGCTGCTATTCCTGTGTTTCCTTTTCAGCCTGTCCATTCTCAGGTAGTTTATGGGTGCCCTATTGCCATAACTTGCTCACTCGCGTAAAACATTCAACAGGTAAGACACAATCCAGGTTTCTTAGTAACAACAGTTAGGAATAAGAGCCATAATTAAACTGAAATCGAGGATTAATAAACAGAACCAACCCCTTTGTTTCCATATCCTCTATTCTTCTATTGCTTATGTTTCCTAAGTCATAGTAAAAACGTAAACCACCAGTTCTACCTCCCTACTAGGTTATATCCTCAAAGAGCAAAGGGAAATAATCACACCTCAATTCTAAATACATATACCTGGGTGCTCAAGAAGCACTAGCTAGATGCTGGCCTTAGGTTAGACAGCAGAACTAAGCTTGTGTTAATAGCACTCTCAAAATCATCTAGGCACTCTGGAATAATCAAAATCTCCCGCCCTTTTTTGAAGGTTAGGTGTGAGGGAGAAAACGAGAGGGCAGGGAAGAGGTTCCTGCGGAAAGGATACAGAACTCGTCAGTGGGACCAGTAATTCTTTCCCTGTGAAAGCAATTAAGACAAACATGTGGGGAAGGTTAGCAGCTCCAACTTTTAGGCGTTAAAGGGAGTTTCAAAACGGCACGGCgcctgaaaattatatgaaaaggaCGAAAATAGGGGCAACAGGAACAGAAAAATGTCCTGGACATTTCAACTCTAGATAAGCAACATGCAAAGGGCTCCTGCAGCGGTATACAATACGTAATGGACTGCTTTCTCGTctcaggtaagaaaactggattAGGAGGCGGGAAGAGAAGCCGGCAGGCCACATCTCCCAGGTTCCCTTCGCACGCCTACCCCGTACCCTCGTTGTTTTTCTTCAACACGTTCAGACAGTCCTTGGCTTCCACATACTTGGTCTGAACCACCTTGAGCTGGGCAATGGACGTGGACAAGAACTCCACTTCCTACAGAGAACGGGAACGAGAGTCAGGGTGGGGGATCGCGGGAGAAGCGGCCACCGCTAGAGAAGGGGCGGGTCCTGGGACGGGGTGGGGGTTTCGCCTGGGAATAGAATTCTCCCCAAGAGGGGAGGAATAGGGGGCAAGAGAGTACGCGTTGGGGGGGAAGGGAAGTGAGGCGGGAAAGGGGTGTTTTAGGAGCCCATCCCCACCTGGTCCAGCTGGTTCTTGAGCATTTCTAGCTGCGGCAAATTCAACTCGGTGATGTTAACCGACTGCGCCATGTTGGGAAGGAGGGCTTATGAAGCGGAAACCCGCCGGGTGAGCAACGCTCTAGCCGTCCTCTGCGTATCTCGATGGCTACGCCTGGAGGCCTCGCAGCGCTAGACATCTCTATGGTTCTTCAACCCAGAAGAGAGGGAAGttcgcggcggggcggggcggggggtgcggATTCTTCTGCGTGACTCCCCTTGGAATAGAAAGGGTTGCGGCGTTTTCTTTTCACAAAATATCCCAAGCCTCGCATAATCAAGTTCTAACGAACAGGATTCTTATGCTCAAGAAACTTAATCTTACTCAggccttgggacttcccttgtggtccagtggttaagaatccgcctgccaatgcaagggaaaagggttccatccctggtgcgggaagatcctacatgccaaggATCAACAAAGCCCCTTGTGCAGCAATTGCTGAGCGCAGCCCCCGCAAGGGGCAGCTACTGAAGCCAgggcgcctagagcctgtggtctgcaacaagagaagccaccgaattAAGCCCACACACCCACTATGAAGTGTAACCCCCACTCCCTGCCACTAGAGAAAACccgcgcagcaacgaagacccagcacagacgcACAGATACACCATAACTACAGGGTGGTATAAACCTGGTGACAACAGGCAAGGAAGAAGCCTGGGAAGTTCAAGGAGCAAGGGACAGGGGGGACAGTAGCATTATGAAAGGGATGCTTCGCGCAGATGAAGCTAGAGTCTGGCGGTTGAGAGAACAGGAAGGAGGCACATTATCAACCAGAGTACAGTGGTAGCTTTATTAATCAACACAATGTTTTACCATGCGCTACAAGTGAAGGATACATGAGTGTAAGATACATAGTTATGAGCTTAACAATCTAGTTGGGGAGAGGAAAACCATGCATAAGTAGCAAAACTTCCCAAtacgtacgtgtgtgtgtgtgtgtgtgtgtgtgtgtgtgtgtgcgtgtgtgtgtgttagttgttcagtcatgtccaactctttgcgatgtcatggactgtagcccactaggctcctccaggcaagaatactggagtgggttgccatttccttctctgggggaatcttccagacccagggattgaatccaggtctcctgcattgcaggcagattctttaaccatctgagctacaaaaACTCCCCAGAACCTGCTGCTAAAGTGCATGGCACTGACAATTATAATAGCTGAATGTGGGGGAAGGACAATATCCACTTAGGAGAGGGCAGGGCAACTAAGGCAGTAAAGCTAATGTCATTCCCAGGATACCAGAGGCAGGAAGTCAAGATAGATATGAGTGTACCAGGCCAAGACATTCTCAATGGATCTATCTCTACCTTTCCTTGGGCCTTTGTCCCCACTTAGATCATTTTGATGCCCAGCTCTCCTTTAGCTTTGTCTGCTGAGGCCAAGCCAGGTCCATCTTTTTCCTGTGGCTTGCCTTTCTTCCCAATGTTCTCAGACTTGGACTCTTGCAAGTTATTCTTATCTGTAGTACCACATAGTGGGAAGTGGGCAACAGTCTTATCTTCAAATGTTCTCAAAGAAACTACACAAAATGGGATTTTAATGTatctttattatattaaaattaaatcaaaaggAAATCTTTCATGTAAAACACTAGGgaaaatcacttaaaatattttatcttcaggGCCAAACCTAAGTTTGGAGGTAGAATAGTCACATAGCTTCTATCAGCAACAGGAGAGCTCCAACGGGTCACCGCAGGGAGACAGGCAAGCCATAGGCTACAGGTGCAGCCCCAATAAGGTACTTGAGtcggggagcctggcgggcctgGCTGACATAGTACAGAAGGGGGGCTCCTGAACCTGCTCTAAGCCAGCCCTGCAACAGAGCCTCTGTGTAGCGGTCAATGTCACGATCAGTCACATCCCAGAGGTTACCTAAGAACAGGGGGCTgggaaaagacaaggaagaaataCAAAGTAAGGGCTCAAAAACAGAACCGAGGGCAGCATGATTGGTGGTGGTGAATGAGTTGAGAGGGATTAAACCAATGAGAAAGTCCCTTGGCCCATAGTTCCAGGAGGAGGATAGACGATGACAAAGGGATAAAGGCCCAGGCATGCCAGGGAACTAGGATGGGAGGAAAATGGGGCACAAAAGAGCAAGGATTTAGGTTTCAGACCTGGGAAAGCACTTGGGGTGGGGACCTTGAATAGACTTTGCCCCTCGAGACTCACCAGCCAGCCATGATATACTTGAGCACAATGCCAGCCCCCTCCAGGTTTCCGTGCACAGCCAGGGCGGCGCTGCTGCAGCCGaacagcagggccactgcccggCAGCTCAGCCGCAGGACAGCCTGCCCGTCCAGGAAGCGGGCGCCGGCGCCATGCCCTGCATAGCTGAGGCAGAAGGAGATGTGATGGAACTGACCTcgcagggccaggccaggcctcTGCGCTGCCTCCAGAGTTGTCCAGAGTCAGCCAGGGGCTCCGAAGCCCCAGAGCAGACCATGATGATACCTACCCTCTGGGACtgtccctctccccaccaccctgcCCTGAGCACTCACATGTACAAGTCACGCTCCGTCAGGGCTGCCTGCACCTGTTCCGGGCTCGGCACCTCCCCAACCACCCCTTTCCAGCCAGCTTCACTGCAGGGAAAAGACAGTGAGAAGGGACTTGGCTggaggtacagtggttaagactgcactcccagtgcagggagcaggGGATCGATCCCttgtcggggagctaagatcccgcatgctgtgtggtgcagccagaGTAAGATGGGTCATGTGGCCAAAAGGGCAGAAGGGACATTAGGAAGGAGGTGGGCTGCAACATTTGATTCTAGAGGAAAGGACATTTACCCCTGTGTTGTGTCTATCCTTCCCCACCAcccttcttttgttgtttttttttcccaccacccTTCTTACTCTTCTCCCCCTGACCTGCTAAAATGGGCTCGGAATTGCTCCTCTGTGTTTGATAGGTTATTGTGAGGGTTCAGCACGTAGAAGGTACTGCGAGGGTCTACTCCTTGGCTCAGCACTGATGAGGCCCCGGACTGGTGGAGAGACACCGGTGAT encodes the following:
- the PFDN5 gene encoding prefoldin subunit 5; translation: MAQSVNITELNLPQLEMLKNQLDQEVEFLSTSIAQLKVVQTKYVEAKDCLNVLKKNNEGKELLVPLTSSMYVPGKLHDVEHVLIDVGTGYYVEKTAEDAKDFFKRKIDFLTKQMEKIQPALQEKHAMKQAVMEMMSQKIQQLTTLGAAQATAKA